Proteins encoded in a region of the Mesoflavibacter profundi genome:
- the bshC gene encoding bacillithiol biosynthesis cysteine-adding enzyme BshC gives MPTDCLPFKDTGYFSKLILDYLAESDQLKSFYNRFPKLENFKQQIKDKQTEFDTKTRTILAETLVKQYKSHDVSLQTLNNIEALRNPNTFTITTGHQLNLFTGPLYFLYKIISTINLTKNLKATYPEYNFVPVYWMATEDHDFEEINYFNFNGKKLRWNKSAAGPVGELHTNGLEDVFNVFSQELGLGKNADTLRQWFKTAYLEHDNLAQSTLYLANQLFKDTGLVIIDANHKDLKQCFAPFVKKELFEQTSYKTVSKTNLELEQTSQDYKIQVNPREINLFYINDNLRERIVFEDNTYSVLNTKITWTKAQLEEEVNNYPERFSPNVILRPLYQEVILPNLCYIGGGGELAYWFQLKENFAQNNVAFPILLLRNSVLLKTKQQVKKLEKLNISTQTLFLKRDTFINKRVREISNIDIDFSPQIKHLKKQFEALYQIAEQTDKSFLGAVDAQRRKQIKGLEHLEKRLLTAQKRKLKDHIERITDLQNQLFPNQSLQERSVNFSQFYLEYGDKLIKQLIQNLEPLNAQFLILQLEDNHA, from the coding sequence ATGCCAACAGACTGTTTACCGTTTAAAGACACAGGTTATTTTTCAAAACTTATTCTAGATTATTTAGCTGAAAGTGATCAGCTTAAATCCTTTTACAATAGGTTTCCAAAATTAGAAAACTTTAAACAGCAAATTAAAGACAAGCAAACCGAGTTTGACACAAAAACTAGAACAATTTTAGCTGAAACTCTTGTTAAGCAATATAAGTCTCATGATGTGTCATTACAGACATTAAATAACATAGAAGCATTACGTAATCCAAATACTTTTACAATAACTACAGGACATCAGCTTAATTTATTTACAGGTCCTTTGTATTTTTTATATAAGATTATTTCAACAATAAATCTTACAAAAAATCTAAAAGCAACTTATCCAGAATATAATTTTGTTCCTGTCTATTGGATGGCAACCGAAGATCATGATTTTGAAGAAATAAATTATTTCAATTTCAACGGAAAAAAATTACGATGGAATAAAAGTGCTGCAGGACCAGTTGGAGAATTGCATACAAACGGTTTAGAAGATGTTTTTAATGTGTTTTCTCAAGAATTAGGTTTAGGTAAAAATGCAGACACATTACGTCAATGGTTTAAAACGGCATATTTAGAACATGACAATTTAGCGCAATCAACATTGTATTTAGCCAACCAATTATTTAAAGATACAGGATTGGTAATTATAGACGCAAATCATAAAGATTTAAAACAGTGTTTTGCGCCATTTGTAAAAAAAGAATTATTTGAACAAACGTCATATAAAACAGTTTCTAAAACCAATTTAGAATTAGAGCAAACATCTCAAGATTATAAAATACAGGTCAATCCAAGAGAAATAAACTTATTCTATATCAATGATAATTTAAGAGAACGAATAGTTTTTGAAGACAATACGTATAGCGTATTAAATACCAAAATAACTTGGACAAAAGCACAATTAGAAGAAGAAGTAAATAATTACCCAGAACGATTTAGTCCTAATGTTATTTTAAGACCATTATATCAAGAAGTAATTTTACCAAACTTATGTTACATTGGTGGTGGCGGCGAGTTGGCCTATTGGTTTCAGTTAAAAGAAAATTTTGCTCAAAATAATGTCGCTTTTCCAATCTTACTGTTAAGAAACTCGGTGTTGTTAAAGACAAAACAACAAGTCAAAAAATTAGAAAAACTTAATATTTCTACTCAAACACTATTTTTAAAAAGAGACACATTTATAAACAAACGTGTAAGAGAAATTTCTAATATCGATATAGATTTTTCGCCTCAAATTAAACACCTAAAAAAGCAGTTTGAAGCATTATATCAAATAGCAGAACAAACAGATAAATCTTTTTTAGGCGCAGTAGATGCGCAAAGACGTAAACAAATTAAAGGTTTAGAACATCTAGAAAAACGTTTGCTTACCGCACAAAAAAGAAAGTTAAAAGATCATATAGAGCGTATTACAGATTTGCAAAATCAATTATTTCCTAATCAAAGTTTACAAGAGCGAAGTGTGAATTTTTCTCAGTTTTATTTAGAATATGGCGATAAATTAATTAAGCAATTAATTCAAAACTTAGAACCGTTAAACGCTCAGTTTTTAATTTTACAATTAGAAGATAATCATGCATAA
- a CDS encoding pyridoxal phosphate-dependent decarboxylase family protein, with the protein MHKIDIDLIEMTLDVMKYTIDRISKTDDVIGKPQKAETLKALVGDTVTKEGIGGENAFNLWKKHLMHANVKIDHPRHLAFVPASPTRAAVMFDLVTSASSIHGAYWMEGAGGIFCENEAMKWIVSLTGLPQGAFGVFTSGGTAANLSAIVTAREYWRSLDQKNQNEKGLIITSIGAHSSIKAMAKVVDVDVLLVDTEDKLQGEALQNTINSLTAHQRQRLFAVVATGGTTNAGIIDDLNGIAKVCNKEHLWFHVDAAYGGGALVADSVRHLFNGIERADSITIDPHKWMFSPYDCGAVIYKQPELAKKAHAQEGSYLDIFKDEGAHGFNPTDYQIQLTRRVRGLPLWFSLATHGTDRYKQAVERGIELANIAGKMIEDYKHVELVRDPSLSCVLYRRKGWQAEDYRNWTFDNHNKGFALVTPTKWKSGDTFETVSRFCFINPDTSEEDIKAILESML; encoded by the coding sequence ATGCATAAAATAGATATAGATTTAATTGAAATGACGCTTGACGTCATGAAATATACAATCGATAGAATATCAAAAACAGATGATGTTATTGGTAAACCACAGAAAGCCGAAACTTTAAAAGCATTAGTAGGAGATACCGTAACAAAAGAAGGAATTGGTGGCGAAAATGCTTTTAACTTGTGGAAAAAACATTTAATGCACGCTAATGTAAAAATAGATCATCCGCGTCATTTAGCATTTGTACCAGCATCACCAACAAGAGCAGCAGTAATGTTTGATTTAGTAACATCTGCATCAAGTATACATGGTGCATATTGGATGGAAGGTGCAGGCGGAATTTTTTGCGAAAACGAAGCAATGAAGTGGATTGTATCTTTAACAGGATTACCACAAGGCGCATTTGGTGTGTTTACAAGTGGCGGTACAGCTGCAAACTTGTCGGCAATAGTCACAGCTCGAGAATATTGGCGTAGTTTAGACCAAAAAAATCAAAACGAAAAAGGATTAATTATCACATCTATCGGCGCGCATTCTTCAATAAAAGCTATGGCAAAAGTTGTTGATGTAGATGTGTTATTGGTAGATACCGAAGATAAGTTACAAGGTGAGGCTTTACAAAACACAATAAATAGTTTAACAGCACATCAAAGACAACGTTTGTTTGCAGTTGTTGCAACAGGAGGAACAACAAATGCAGGAATAATAGACGATCTTAACGGAATAGCCAAAGTATGCAATAAAGAGCACTTATGGTTTCATGTAGATGCGGCTTATGGTGGCGGCGCATTAGTAGCAGACTCAGTTAGACATTTATTTAATGGTATAGAACGAGCAGATAGTATTACAATAGATCCGCATAAATGGATGTTTTCTCCTTACGATTGTGGTGCAGTTATTTATAAACAACCAGAATTAGCAAAAAAAGCACATGCGCAAGAAGGATCTTATTTAGATATTTTTAAAGATGAAGGCGCGCATGGATTTAATCCAACAGATTATCAAATCCAATTAACACGTCGTGTTAGAGGTTTGCCACTTTGGTTTAGCTTGGCAACACACGGTACAGATAGATATAAACAAGCTGTAGAACGTGGTATCGAATTAGCTAACATTGCAGGTAAAATGATTGAAGATTATAAGCATGTAGAATTGGTAAGAGATCCTAGTTTATCATGTGTGTTGTATAGAAGAAAAGGTTGGCAAGCAGAAGATTATCGTAATTGGACTTTTGATAATCACAACAAAGGATTTGCTTTAGTAACTCCAACAAAATGGAAATCGGGAGATACTTTTGAAACCGTCTCACGTTTCTGCTTTATAAATCCAGATACTTCAGAAGAAGATATAAAAGCAATATTAGAATCTATGCTTTAG
- a CDS encoding carboxypeptidase-like regulatory domain-containing protein: protein MKTTIFSTKNTLILLCFTLFYVSAFAQKLIEFRGKVLDADSNNKLALADLTLSNSNISTITNKEGEFLLKIPENQASETLIVSFLGYKKLEIKISELPKENAKIYLQPAATVLASVDIIAPKDAKSLVLKTLKTRGDNYINDNIYMTGFYRETIKKRNRNASLAEALVSIEKQPYLSSKTDRVTLIKSRKQTNYERLDTLALKLQGGPFGTLYTDVIKYPEYIFNDDNINDYDFTFERSTEKNNRLVYVVNFKQKPFFSQPMYYGKLFIDAQTFALTHADYHLNVENETEAASYFVKKKPRKAEVIPTEANYKVNYRVKNGKWYYSYSNILLTFKVKWKTKWFNSKYTLNSEMAITDWNLDNNTISSNENKRLRPSSILQDEVSGFTDPEFWGEYNIIEPEKSIESAIRKISRHLDKS from the coding sequence ATGAAAACTACTATATTCTCTACAAAAAACACACTAATTCTTCTTTGCTTTACTCTATTTTATGTTAGCGCTTTTGCTCAAAAATTAATTGAGTTTAGAGGTAAAGTTTTAGACGCAGACTCTAACAACAAATTAGCTCTAGCAGATTTAACTTTAAGCAATTCTAACATTAGTACTATTACTAATAAAGAAGGTGAATTTTTACTAAAAATACCAGAAAATCAAGCTTCGGAAACTTTAATTGTTTCATTTTTAGGCTACAAAAAACTAGAAATAAAAATTAGTGAATTACCTAAAGAAAACGCAAAAATCTATCTACAACCAGCTGCTACAGTGTTAGCTTCAGTAGATATCATCGCGCCTAAAGACGCAAAAAGTTTAGTTTTAAAAACCTTAAAAACAAGAGGCGATAATTATATAAATGATAATATTTATATGACAGGTTTTTATCGTGAAACTATAAAAAAGCGAAACAGAAATGCATCTCTTGCCGAAGCGTTAGTATCCATAGAAAAACAACCTTATTTATCTTCAAAAACAGATCGTGTAACTTTAATAAAATCTAGAAAACAAACAAATTATGAGCGCTTAGATACACTTGCTCTAAAATTACAAGGCGGACCATTTGGAACTTTATACACAGATGTAATAAAGTATCCTGAATACATTTTTAATGACGATAATATTAACGATTACGATTTTACTTTTGAACGTTCAACTGAAAAAAATAATCGCTTAGTTTATGTTGTAAATTTTAAACAAAAACCGTTTTTTTCTCAACCAATGTATTACGGTAAACTATTTATAGACGCTCAAACTTTTGCTTTAACTCATGCAGATTATCATTTAAATGTTGAAAACGAAACTGAAGCTGCTAGTTATTTTGTAAAGAAAAAACCAAGAAAAGCAGAAGTAATTCCTACCGAAGCAAACTATAAAGTAAATTACAGAGTTAAAAACGGAAAATGGTACTATAGCTACAGTAATATTTTGCTAACTTTTAAAGTAAAATGGAAAACTAAATGGTTTAACAGTAAATACACACTTAATAGCGAAATGGCTATTACAGATTGGAATTTAGATAACAACACTATAAGTTCTAATGAAAATAAAAGATTAAGACCATCTAGTATCCTTCAAGATGAAGTTTCTGGTTTTACAGACCCAGAGTTTTGGGGCGAATATAATATTATTGAACCCGAAAAATCTATTGAAAGCGCCATTAGAAAAATTAGTAGGCACTTAGACAAGTCTTAA